One genomic window of Streptococcus mitis includes the following:
- the cps4B gene encoding capsular polysaccharide biosynthesis protein Cps4B, translating to MIDIHSHIVFGVDDGPKTKQESKALLTEAYRQGVRTIVSTSHRRKGMFETPEETIETNFQEVKELAKEVAPDLTILYGAEIYYTHDVLEKLEKQVIPSLNGTRYALIEFSMATPYREIHTALSNLLMLGITPVVAHIERYHELENNEKRVKELIDMGCYTQINSSSILKPKLFGDKYKFMKKRARYFLERDLVHFVASDMHNLDQRPPYMKEAYEIVSKQYGERKARELFIENPRFILADQII from the coding sequence ATGATTGATATTCATTCGCATATCGTATTTGGTGTGGATGATGGTCCGAAAACTAAGCAAGAAAGCAAGGCGCTTTTGACAGAAGCCTATAGACAAGGTGTAAGGACTATTGTATCGACATCGCATAGACGAAAAGGAATGTTTGAAACTCCTGAGGAGACGATAGAGACAAACTTCCAAGAAGTGAAGGAGTTAGCCAAGGAAGTGGCTCCAGATTTGACCATTCTCTATGGAGCAGAAATTTATTATACCCATGATGTGCTTGAAAAGTTAGAAAAACAGGTGATTCCAAGTCTTAATGGGACACGCTATGCTCTTATTGAGTTTAGTATGGCGACTCCTTATCGGGAAATCCATACTGCTTTAAGCAATCTTCTCATGCTTGGTATAACACCTGTAGTTGCCCACATTGAACGTTACCATGAATTGGAAAATAACGAAAAACGGGTCAAAGAGTTGATTGATATGGGTTGCTACACTCAAATCAATAGCTCAAGTATTTTAAAACCAAAGTTATTTGGAGATAAATATAAATTTATGAAGAAACGAGCTCGCTATTTCCTAGAGCGTGATTTGGTACATTTTGTTGCTAGTGATATGCACAATTTAGACCAAAGACCACCTTACATGAAAGAAGCTTATGAGATCGTCTCAAAACAATACGGTGAAAGAAAGGCGAGAGAATTATTTATCGAAAATCCTCGCTTTATCTTGGCAGATCAAATTATTTAG
- a CDS encoding glycoside hydrolase family 13 protein, which yields MQEKWWHNAVVYQVYPKSFMDSNGDGIGDLPGITSKLDYLAKLGITAIWLSPVYDSPMDDNGYDIADYQAIAAIFGTMEDMDQLIAEAKKRDIRIIMDLVVNHTSDEHAWFVEACENPDSPERDYYIWRDEPNDLDSIFSGSAWEYDEKSGQYYLHFFSKKQPDLNWENEKLRQKIYEMMNFWIDKGIGGFRMDVIDMIGKIPDEKVVNNGPMLHPYLKEMNQATFGAKNLLTVGETWGATPEIAKLYSDPKGQELSMVFHFEHIGLQYQEGQPKWHYQKELNIPKLKEIFNKWQTELGVEDGWNSLFWNNHDLPRIVSIWGNDQEYREKSAKAFAILLHLMRGTPYIYQGEEIGMTNYPFETLDQVEDIESLNYAREALEKGVPMEEIMDSIRVIGRDNARTPMQWDESKNAGFSTGQPWLAVNPNYQAINVQEALANPDSIFYTYQKLVQIRKENSWLIRADFELLEITDKVFAYIRKEGERRFLVVANLSNEKQNFSVEGKVKSVLIENTLAQEVFEKQTLAPWDAFCVELL from the coding sequence ATGCAAGAAAAATGGTGGCATAATGCCGTAGTCTATCAAGTCTATCCTAAGAGTTTTATGGATAGTAATGGAGACGGAATTGGCGATTTGCCAGGAATTACCAGTAAGTTAGACTATCTAGCTAAGTTAGGAATTACAGCGATTTGGCTTTCTCCAGTTTATGACAGTCCTATGGATGATAATGGATATGATATTGCTGATTATCAAGCGATTGCAGCTATTTTCGGAACTATGGAGGACATGGACCAACTGATTGCGGAAGCTAAGAAGCGTGATATCCGTATCATCATGGACTTGGTGGTTAATCATACCTCGGATGAACATGCTTGGTTTGTCGAGGCCTGTGAAAATCCTGACAGCCCTGAGCGTGACTACTATATCTGGCGGGATGAGCCTAATGATCTTGATTCTATCTTTAGTGGGTCTGCTTGGGAGTATGATGAAAAGTCGGGTCAATACTATCTCCACTTTTTCAGTAAGAAACAGCCTGATCTCAACTGGGAGAATGAAAAACTTCGCCAGAAAATTTATGAGATGATGAACTTCTGGATTGATAAAGGTATTGGTGGTTTCCGGATGGATGTTATTGATATGATTGGGAAAATTCCTGACGAGAAAGTAGTCAATAATGGTCCTATGCTTCACCCCTATCTCAAGGAAATGAATCAGGCCACCTTTGGAGCTAAGAATCTCTTGACAGTAGGGGAAACCTGGGGAGCAACGCCAGAGATTGCCAAGCTCTACTCTGACCCAAAGGGGCAAGAATTGTCTATGGTCTTCCATTTTGAACATATCGGTCTTCAGTATCAGGAAGGTCAGCCTAAGTGGCACTATCAAAAAGAACTGAATATTCCTAAGTTAAAAGAAATCTTCAACAAATGGCAGACAGAGTTAGGCGTTGAGGACGGCTGGAATTCACTCTTTTGGAACAATCATGACCTCCCTCGTATCGTCTCAATCTGGGGAAATGACCAAGAATACCGCGAAAAATCTGCCAAAGCCTTTGCCATCTTGCTTCATCTCATGAGAGGAACACCTTATATCTACCAGGGTGAGGAGATTGGGATGACCAATTATCCATTTGAAACACTGGACCAAGTAGAAGATATTGAATCCCTCAACTATGCGCGTGAGGCTCTTGAAAAAGGTGTTCCGATGGAAGAAATCATGGACAGTATCCGTGTCATTGGACGTGACAATGCCCGTACCCCTATGCAATGGGACGAGAGCAAAAACGCTGGTTTCTCAACAGGTCAACCTTGGTTAGCAGTGAATCCAAACTATCAAGCAATCAACGTTCAAGAAGCGCTGGCAAATCCAGATTCTATTTTCTATACCTATCAGAAACTGGTCCAAATACGTAAGGAGAATAGCTGGCTGATTCGAGCTGACTTTGAACTCTTGGAAATAACTGACAAGGTCTTCGCCTATATCCGTAAAGAAGGGGAACGTCGTTTCCTAGTTGTGGCTAACTTGTCCAATGAAAAACAAAACTTTTCAGTAGAAGGAAAGGTCAAATCGGTCTTGATTGAAAACACCCTAGCACAAGAAGTTTTTGAAAAACAAACCTTAGCTCCATGGGATGCTTTCTGTGTGGAATTACTATAA
- a CDS encoding tyrosine-protein kinase, whose protein sequence is MPTLEISKKRLDFAKKAEEHYNALRTNIQLSGDNLKVLAISSVKPGEGKSTTATNIAWAFARAGYKTLLVDADIRNSVMSGVFKSREKITGLTDFLAGTTDLSNGLCDTNIDNLFVIQAGPISPNPTALLQSENFHTMIDTLRKYFDYVIVDTAPIGMVIDAAIITQKCDASILVTAAGETKRRDILKAKEQLEQTGTPFLGVVLNKFNTEVEKYGAYGGYGAYGSYGNYGKKK, encoded by the coding sequence ATGCCAACATTAGAAATCTCAAAAAAGCGTTTAGATTTTGCTAAAAAAGCTGAAGAACACTATAATGCTTTGCGTACCAATATTCAATTGAGTGGTGATAATTTGAAAGTTCTTGCTATTTCATCTGTCAAACCTGGTGAAGGAAAATCGACAACGGCAACTAATATCGCCTGGGCTTTCGCGCGTGCAGGCTATAAAACATTGCTAGTTGATGCGGATATCCGTAATTCAGTTATGTCTGGTGTCTTCAAGTCAAGGGAAAAAATTACTGGGTTAACTGACTTCTTAGCTGGAACTACTGATCTTTCAAATGGTCTCTGTGATACCAATATTGATAACCTATTTGTTATTCAGGCAGGACCGATATCACCTAACCCAACGGCCCTCCTGCAGAGTGAAAATTTCCATACCATGATTGATACCTTGCGTAAGTATTTTGACTATGTCATTGTGGATACTGCACCGATTGGGATGGTTATTGACGCCGCTATCATTACACAAAAATGTGATGCTTCTATCTTGGTTACGGCAGCTGGAGAGACAAAACGACGTGATATCTTAAAGGCCAAGGAACAGTTAGAACAAACAGGAACTCCTTTTTTAGGTGTGGTTCTAAATAAATTTAACACAGAAGTTGAAAAATATGGAGCTTATGGTGGTTATGGAGCCTATGGTTCCTATGGAAATTATGGGAAAAAGAAGTAG
- a CDS encoding CspC family polysaccharide chain length determinant protein: MKENKEIGIDVVQLFKILWKKKIAIILTAIVAAVLAFGLSSFVLKPEYASTTRIYVVSRNQSENTGLTNQDLQAGTYLVKDYKEIILSQDVLEKVISNLKLEKTVKELTKKIQVTVPVDTRIVSIVVKDDQPEEASRIANALREVAAEKIIKVTRVSDVTTLEEARPAITPSSPNIRRNTALAFLVGGAVMVVAVVLLELLDDRVKRPEDVEEVMQVALLGIVPDLDKLK, encoded by the coding sequence ATGAAAGAAAATAAAGAAATCGGAATTGATGTTGTTCAATTATTTAAAATCCTTTGGAAGAAGAAAATCGCTATTATCCTAACTGCGATTGTAGCAGCTGTACTTGCATTTGGCTTGAGTAGTTTTGTGTTGAAACCGGAATATGCTAGTACAACACGAATCTATGTTGTTAGTCGCAATCAATCTGAAAATACAGGGTTGACGAATCAGGATTTGCAGGCAGGTACCTATCTTGTAAAAGACTATAAGGAAATTATCCTTTCGCAAGATGTACTGGAAAAAGTCATTTCAAATCTTAAATTAGAGAAAACAGTTAAAGAACTAACTAAGAAAATTCAGGTGACAGTACCTGTAGATACTCGTATTGTATCGATTGTTGTTAAGGATGATCAACCAGAAGAAGCAAGTCGTATCGCAAATGCTCTTCGTGAAGTGGCAGCTGAAAAAATCATTAAGGTAACTCGTGTATCTGATGTAACAACATTAGAGGAAGCTAGACCAGCAATAACACCATCCTCACCTAATATTCGTCGAAATACTGCGCTTGCTTTCCTAGTAGGTGGAGCAGTGATGGTTGTTGCAGTCGTATTGCTTGAATTATTGGACGATCGTGTCAAACGACCAGAAGATGTCGAAGAAGTCATGCAGGTTGCACTTTTAGGAATTGTTCCAGATTTGGATAAGTTAAAGTAA
- a CDS encoding peptide ABC transporter substrate-binding protein — protein sequence MNTKKRVLSTGLTFAAALLLAACGQSGSDTKTYSSTFSGNPTTFNYLLDYYADNTAIITNLVDGLLENDNHGNLVPSLAEDWSVSSDGLTYTYKLRKDAKWFTADGEEYAPVKAQDFVTGIKYAVDNKSQAIDLIQNSIKGLNDYITGADSDFSKVGVKAIDDQTVEYTLVRPEPYWNSKTTNSILFPVNEEFLNSKGKDFGTLSPDSILYSGPYLLKDFTSKSSIEYVKNPHYYDHDKVSIEHVKLVYFDGSDQELTIRNFESGAYSIAGVYPNSSNFAKTKEKYKDNIIYSLQDKTSWYFNFNVNRKAYNHTSKTTDEQKKSTETAVLNKNFRQAVNFALDRTAYSAQSNGEEAASKTLRNTLVPPTFVQVGDKTFGEVVASKLVNYGTEWSGINLADAQDAYFNKEKAQAKFAEAKKELTSQGVTFPIHLDVAVDQTSKNAVTGMNSVKQTLESVLGDDNIVIDVQQLSTDDFNNVAFLAPTAADRDYDLNFDGWVGDYQDPSTYLNPFNAEDGFYLKIFGLDAKEDKEKITSLGLDTYTKMLKDADSENKNVAKRYEKYAEAQAWMIDNSLIMSAMSSGGTASVTKVTPFTRGYSLVGIKGDGNNYKYMKLQKDTVTTKQFEEAKTKWEQESKKAIEKAQKEAEKHVK from the coding sequence ATGAATACAAAAAAGCGTGTCCTTAGTACAGGCCTGACTTTTGCGGCTGCTTTGCTTTTAGCTGCTTGCGGACAATCAGGTTCAGATACAAAAACTTACTCATCAACCTTTAGTGGAAATCCAACTACATTTAACTACTTGTTAGACTACTACGCTGATAATACAGCCATCATTACCAACCTAGTTGATGGTTTGCTTGAAAATGACAACCATGGAAACCTAGTTCCATCTTTGGCAGAAGACTGGTCTGTTTCGAGCGACGGTCTGACTTATACCTATAAACTGAGAAAAGATGCCAAATGGTTCACGGCTGACGGTGAAGAGTACGCCCCAGTCAAGGCTCAGGATTTTGTGACAGGTATCAAGTATGCAGTGGATAATAAATCACAGGCCATTGACTTGATTCAAAACTCGATTAAGGGCTTGAATGATTATATTACAGGAGCGGATTCTGACTTTTCTAAGGTTGGGGTGAAGGCCATTGACGACCAGACTGTTGAGTATACTTTGGTACGCCCAGAACCTTACTGGAACTCAAAAACAACCAACAGTATTCTTTTCCCGGTAAACGAAGAGTTTCTAAATTCAAAAGGGAAAGATTTTGGGACCCTATCTCCAGATAGCATTCTCTACAGCGGACCTTATTTGTTAAAAGATTTCACATCAAAATCATCGATCGAGTATGTGAAAAATCCGCATTACTACGATCATGATAAAGTATCAATTGAACATGTGAAATTGGTTTACTTTGATGGTTCAGACCAAGAATTGACTATCCGTAACTTTGAAAGTGGAGCTTATTCAATCGCTGGGGTTTATCCAAATAGTTCTAACTTCGCCAAGACAAAGGAGAAATATAAGGATAATATCATTTATAGTTTGCAGGACAAGACCTCTTGGTATTTCAATTTCAACGTCAATCGTAAGGCCTACAACCATACATCTAAAACGACAGATGAGCAGAAGAAGTCGACTGAGACAGCTGTCTTGAACAAGAACTTCCGCCAAGCAGTGAACTTTGCCTTGGACCGCACAGCCTATTCTGCCCAGTCAAATGGAGAAGAGGCGGCTAGCAAGACCCTTCGGAACACCTTGGTGCCTCCTACATTTGTCCAAGTTGGAGACAAGACCTTTGGAGAAGTAGTCGCTTCTAAATTGGTCAACTATGGCACAGAATGGTCAGGTATAAACCTAGCAGATGCTCAGGATGCCTATTTCAACAAAGAAAAAGCCCAAGCAAAATTTGCGGAAGCTAAAAAAGAATTGACAAGTCAAGGTGTGACCTTCCCAATTCACTTGGATGTAGCTGTTGATCAAACAAGTAAAAATGCCGTAACAGGTATGAACTCAGTTAAGCAGACCCTTGAGTCAGTTTTGGGTGATGATAACATTGTCATTGATGTTCAGCAACTTTCAACAGATGATTTTAATAACGTAGCCTTCTTAGCGCCAACAGCAGCTGATCGTGACTATGATTTGAACTTTGATGGTTGGGTAGGTGACTACCAAGATCCATCAACTTATCTCAATCCTTTCAATGCAGAGGATGGATTCTACCTCAAGATTTTTGGACTAGATGCCAAGGAAGACAAGGAAAAAATCACTAGCCTAGGTCTGGATACCTACACTAAGATGCTCAAAGATGCAGATAGTGAAAATAAAAATGTAGCCAAACGCTATGAAAAATATGCTGAAGCACAGGCTTGGATGATTGACAATTCTCTGATTATGTCAGCCATGTCAAGTGGTGGTACAGCATCTGTAACCAAAGTAACGCCATTTACAAGAGGGTATTCATTGGTTGGTATCAAGGGTGATGGCAATAACTACAAGTACATGAAACTGCAAAAAGACACTGTGACGACCAAACAGTTTGAAGAAGCTAAGACCAAATGGGAGCAAGAAAGCAAAAAAGCAATCGAAAAAGCTCAAAAAGAAGCAGAAAAACATGTTAAATAA
- a CDS encoding sugar transferase — MREVSNIRKLEILMIQLFPIYLLSFVLASHELLVFLMVVHTISYYISAYSKNFKYRTLAEECIQTLKYILVYIFLSCIVFPILEPNIPYLSLANLLCIVTVNSIMLMIVNIWIRKIWKYLSLQKKYTQRILLVTTRARVERVLKQLSSYEYGYVSAVCIVDDEHFESSNLTIVTLDNLVTYATRSVVDQVVINLPSENFLIADFVSQFEMMGLPVAVNIAALEFVTNSEKAIQRFGNSSVVNFSTTFYRSSDVALKRMIDIIGSLFGLVIYGIVSIFLVPLIKKDGGPAIFAQDRVGRNGRIFKFYKFRSMRVDAEEIKKDLMSQNQMQGGMFKIENDPRVTKIGYFIRKTSLDELPQFWNVLKGDMSLVGTRPPTLDEYMKYTPEQKRRLSFKPGITGLWQISGRSNITNFDDVVKLDVTYLDGWTIWKDIEILLKTIKVVVMKDGAK; from the coding sequence TTGAGAGAAGTATCAAATATTCGAAAACTAGAGATTCTCATGATACAACTGTTTCCAATTTATCTGTTATCGTTTGTATTAGCTAGTCATGAACTTCTGGTATTTCTGATGGTGGTTCACACTATTTCTTACTACATTAGTGCATATAGTAAAAATTTCAAATACCGGACCCTTGCAGAGGAATGTATACAAACGTTAAAATATATACTGGTTTATATTTTCTTATCCTGTATAGTTTTTCCTATTTTAGAACCAAATATACCATATTTATCATTAGCTAATCTATTATGCATTGTGACTGTAAATTCAATTATGCTAATGATTGTTAATATTTGGATTCGTAAGATTTGGAAATATCTATCACTTCAAAAAAAATATACTCAGCGTATCTTGCTAGTGACCACACGTGCACGAGTTGAGAGAGTACTAAAGCAACTGTCTAGTTATGAGTATGGCTATGTTTCAGCTGTTTGTATTGTGGATGATGAGCATTTTGAGTCTTCTAATTTGACAATCGTTACTTTGGATAACTTAGTAACCTATGCTACGAGGTCAGTAGTAGATCAAGTGGTGATTAATCTTCCAAGTGAAAATTTTTTAATTGCAGATTTTGTTTCTCAATTTGAAATGATGGGCTTGCCAGTAGCTGTTAATATTGCGGCTTTAGAATTTGTAACCAATAGTGAAAAAGCGATTCAACGTTTTGGGAATTCTAGTGTGGTTAATTTTTCAACAACCTTTTATCGTTCTAGTGATGTTGCTTTAAAACGAATGATAGATATAATCGGATCCTTATTTGGTCTAGTGATTTATGGTATAGTGTCTATTTTTCTTGTTCCTTTGATAAAAAAAGATGGAGGTCCTGCTATTTTTGCCCAGGATAGGGTTGGTAGAAATGGACGTATATTTAAATTTTATAAATTCCGTTCTATGAGAGTAGATGCAGAGGAAATCAAGAAGGATTTGATGAGTCAGAACCAGATGCAGGGTGGGATGTTTAAGATTGAAAATGATCCACGTGTGACAAAGATAGGGTACTTTATTAGAAAGACGAGTCTAGATGAATTGCCACAATTTTGGAATGTTCTAAAAGGTGATATGAGTTTAGTTGGTACTAGACCACCAACCTTAGATGAGTATATGAAGTATACACCCGAACAAAAACGTCGTCTCAGTTTTAAACCTGGAATTACAGGCCTTTGGCAGATTAGTGGTAGAAGTAATATTACAAACTTCGATGATGTAGTAAAATTAGATGTTACTTATTTAGATGGCTGGACAATTTGGAAAGATATTGAGATTTTACTGAAGACAATAAAAGTTGTAGTAATGAAAGATGGAGCGAAATAA
- the cpsA gene encoding LCP family glycopolymer transferase CpsA — protein MSRSSKRARQGKTKILISWGLLAIYAVLAVFLLFLIFKYNMLAFRFLNIVVAVLIVALAILCFFLIRSKKVQNLTLILLLLGVLINGTSLFAVSQFIGFTSRLNATSNYSNYSMSIAVLADSPIDNISQITSVMGPTGTDKDNIQQLMNDLKATQNKELTVEESSSYLAAYKSLLAGDTKAILLNSVFENIIESEYPDYASKIKKIYTKELTKTVETPKDVKGDSFNVYISGIDTYGPISSISRSDVNIIMTVNRETKKILLTTTPRDSYVPIADGGNNQKDKLTHAGIYGVDASIHTLENLYGIDLNYYARLNFTSFLKLIDLLGGVDVHNDQDFTSLHGKFHFPVGNVHLDSEQALGFVRERYSLADGDRDRGRNQQKVIVAVLQKLTSTEALKNYDSIIKGLQDSIQTNMPLETMMNLVNAQLESGGTYKINSQDLKGTGRMDLPSYAMPESSLYMMEISDSSLESVKAAINDVMEGK, from the coding sequence GTGAGTAGATCTTCGAAGCGAGCTCGTCAGGGTAAAACAAAAATATTGATTAGTTGGGGGTTGCTAGCTATCTATGCAGTACTAGCGGTCTTTTTATTGTTTTTGATTTTCAAGTACAATATGCTGGCCTTCCGATTTCTCAATATAGTGGTTGCTGTCTTAATTGTAGCCTTAGCCATCTTGTGCTTCTTTTTAATTCGGTCTAAGAAAGTTCAAAATCTAACGCTGATTTTATTACTACTGGGTGTGTTAATCAATGGAACTTCCCTCTTTGCTGTAAGTCAGTTCATTGGCTTTACCAGTCGCCTGAATGCAACATCGAATTACTCAAATTATTCGATGAGTATTGCAGTGTTAGCAGATAGTCCAATTGATAATATCAGTCAGATAACCAGTGTGATGGGGCCTACTGGGACGGATAAGGATAATATCCAACAGTTGATGAATGATCTGAAAGCGACTCAAAACAAGGAATTGACAGTCGAAGAAAGCAGTTCCTATCTTGCAGCCTATAAGAGTTTGTTAGCTGGAGATACAAAGGCGATCCTTCTAAACAGTGTCTTTGAAAATATTATCGAATCCGAATATCCAGACTATGCTTCAAAGATTAAGAAAATCTATACCAAAGAATTAACCAAGACAGTTGAAACTCCAAAGGATGTCAAAGGTGACAGTTTCAACGTTTATATCAGCGGAATTGATACCTACGGTCCAATTAGCTCGATTTCTCGTTCGGACGTCAATATCATTATGACAGTGAATCGCGAAACGAAAAAGATTCTCTTGACAACCACACCTCGTGATTCCTATGTTCCAATTGCAGATGGAGGCAACAACCAAAAAGATAAGTTAACCCATGCGGGGATTTATGGGGTAGATGCTTCAATTCATACCCTAGAAAATCTTTACGGTATTGACTTGAACTATTATGCTCGTTTGAATTTCACCTCTTTCTTGAAATTGATTGATCTCCTCGGTGGAGTTGACGTTCATAATGATCAGGATTTTACATCATTGCATGGTAAGTTTCATTTTCCTGTAGGGAATGTTCATCTTGATTCGGAGCAAGCTCTTGGCTTTGTGCGTGAGCGCTATTCTTTGGCAGATGGAGATCGGGATCGTGGCCGTAACCAGCAAAAGGTCATTGTCGCTGTTTTGCAAAAGTTAACTTCGACAGAAGCTTTGAAAAATTATGATAGTATTATAAAAGGGCTACAAGATTCGATTCAAACCAATATGCCACTTGAAACGATGATGAACCTGGTTAATGCCCAACTTGAGAGTGGTGGAACGTATAAAATCAATTCGCAAGATCTTAAAGGAACAGGGCGTATGGATTTACCATCCTATGCCATGCCTGAGAGTAGCCTCTACATGATGGAAATTAGTGACAGCAGTTTAGAGTCAGTCAAGGCTGCAATCAATGATGTGATGGAAGGGAAATAA
- the cps2T gene encoding beta 1-4 rhamnosyltransferase Cps2T, with amino-acid sequence MRKAVYIIGSKGIPAKYGGFETFVEKLTEYQKDSNIQYYVACMRENSAKSGITEDRFEHNGAICFNVDVPNIGPARAIAYDIAAVNKAIELAKENKDEAPIFYILACRIGPFISRIKRKIRAIGGTLLVNPDGHEWLRAKWSMPVRKYWKLSEQLMVKHADLLVCDSKNIEQYIQEDYKQYQPETTYIAYGTDTAPSNLKAEDTKVRNWYQEKGINENGYYLVVGRFVPENNYETMIREFIKSKSKKDFVLITNVEQNKFYDQLLQDTGFDKDPRVKFVGTVYDQELLKYIRENAFAYFHGHEVGGTNPSLLEALASTKLNLLLDVGFNREVGEDGAIYWKKDELASVIEEVEEFDQATIADLDFNSSKRILSAFTWEKIVSNYEEVFIK; translated from the coding sequence ATGAGAAAAGCAGTTTATATCATTGGTTCAAAAGGGATTCCTGCCAAATATGGAGGGTTTGAAACCTTTGTTGAAAAATTAACCGAATACCAAAAAGACAGCAACATACAATATTATGTTGCTTGTATGCGTGAAAATTCAGCCAAGTCTGGTATCACGGAAGACCGGTTTGAGCATAATGGAGCCATTTGTTTCAATGTTGATGTGCCTAATATCGGACCAGCCCGCGCCATCGCTTACGATATTGCAGCAGTCAACAAGGCTATTGAATTGGCTAAGGAAAACAAGGACGAAGCTCCCATTTTTTACATTCTGGCTTGTCGTATTGGTCCTTTTATTTCAAGAATTAAGAGAAAAATTCGAGCTATTGGGGGCACCTTGCTTGTGAATCCAGATGGCCATGAATGGTTGCGAGCAAAGTGGAGCATGCCAGTTCGTAAGTACTGGAAATTATCAGAGCAACTCATGGTCAAGCATGCTGATTTACTGGTATGCGATAGCAAAAATATTGAACAATATATTCAGGAGGACTATAAACAGTATCAACCAGAGACCACCTATATTGCCTATGGTACTGATACTGCTCCTTCAAATCTGAAAGCAGAAGACACAAAGGTTCGGAACTGGTATCAGGAAAAAGGAATTAACGAAAATGGTTATTATCTAGTGGTGGGACGATTCGTCCCTGAAAACAACTACGAAACCATGATTCGTGAATTTATCAAGTCCAAGTCCAAGAAGGACTTTGTCCTCATCACAAATGTGGAGCAGAATAAATTTTACGATCAGTTGTTACAGGATACTGGTTTTGATAAAGATCCTAGGGTCAAATTTGTCGGTACAGTCTATGACCAAGAGTTGCTCAAGTACATTCGTGAAAATGCTTTTGCCTATTTCCATGGGCATGAGGTTGGGGGGACAAACCCTTCTCTACTAGAAGCTCTAGCATCAACAAAACTGAATTTGTTGCTAGATGTTGGTTTTAACCGTGAGGTTGGTGAAGACGGGGCTATTTATTGGAAAAAAGATGAGTTGGCAAGCGTCATTGAGGAAGTAGAAGAATTTGATCAGGCAACGATAGCTGACTTGGATTTTAACTCAAGCAAGAGAATCCTCTCAGCTTTCACATGGGAAAAGATTGTGTCGAATTATGAGGAAGTATTTATTAAATGA